One stretch of Riemerella columbina DNA includes these proteins:
- the glyA gene encoding serine hydroxymethyltransferase yields the protein MKDKIFDLIEQERLRQTNGIELIASENFVSEEVMRAMGSVLTNKYAEGYPGRRYYGGCEVVDQVETLAIERAKQLFGVAYANVQPHSGSQANAAIYLACLKPGDTILGLDLSMGGHLTHGSFVNFSGIQYKAEFYGVERETGRIDYEAMRQKALEVKPKMIIAGYSAYSRDLDYAKFREVADEVGAILWADIAHPAGLIAKGLLSSPFPYCDVVTTTTHKTLRGPRGGMVMMGKDFENPFGHKTPKGDIKMMSAVLDSAVFPGIQGGPLEHVIAAKAVAFEEALSPKFETYARQVIANAQALAKAMIDRGFDIVGGGTDNHLMLVDLRNKGVNGKETEKALVQAEITCNKNMVPFDDKSAFVTSGIRLGTAAITTRGLQEKDMETVAELINKVVTNIKDETVLKEVKQQVHTLMADRPLFIA from the coding sequence ATGAAAGATAAAATTTTTGACCTGATAGAACAAGAGAGATTGCGCCAAACCAATGGTATAGAGCTGATTGCCTCGGAGAATTTTGTATCTGAGGAAGTGATGCGTGCTATGGGCAGCGTGCTGACCAATAAATATGCAGAAGGCTACCCTGGGCGCCGCTATTACGGTGGCTGCGAGGTGGTAGACCAAGTGGAAACCCTCGCGATAGAGCGGGCTAAGCAATTGTTTGGCGTGGCGTATGCTAATGTGCAACCGCACTCGGGATCTCAGGCGAATGCTGCCATATATTTGGCTTGCCTAAAACCTGGCGACACTATTTTGGGGCTGGATTTATCGATGGGAGGCCACCTTACGCACGGCTCTTTTGTTAACTTTTCGGGCATTCAGTACAAAGCTGAATTCTACGGTGTAGAGCGAGAAACAGGGCGTATAGACTACGAGGCTATGCGACAAAAAGCCTTAGAAGTGAAGCCGAAAATGATTATTGCAGGATATTCGGCGTATTCCAGAGATTTGGATTATGCCAAATTCCGAGAGGTAGCAGATGAGGTGGGCGCCATTCTTTGGGCGGATATTGCACACCCTGCGGGGTTGATTGCCAAGGGATTGTTGAGCTCGCCGTTCCCATATTGTGATGTGGTAACCACAACCACGCACAAAACCCTACGAGGTCCAAGAGGTGGAATGGTGATGATGGGCAAAGATTTTGAAAATCCATTTGGACACAAAACCCCAAAAGGCGACATCAAAATGATGAGTGCCGTGTTGGATAGCGCTGTGTTCCCTGGTATACAAGGTGGTCCACTGGAGCATGTGATTGCAGCCAAAGCGGTGGCTTTTGAGGAGGCGCTTAGTCCGAAATTTGAAACCTATGCCCGCCAAGTGATTGCCAATGCTCAAGCTTTGGCTAAAGCAATGATAGACAGAGGTTTTGATATTGTAGGCGGCGGCACGGATAATCACCTGATGCTCGTGGACTTACGCAACAAAGGCGTGAATGGTAAGGAAACCGAAAAAGCCTTGGTGCAAGCCGAAATTACTTGTAATAAAAATATGGTGCCTTTTGATGATAAATCGGCGTTTGTCACCTCAGGAATCCGCTTGGGAACGGCGGCCATTACCACACGAGGCTTGCAAGAAAAAGATATGGAGACGGTGGCAGAGCTCATCAACAAGGTGGTAACCAACATCAAAGATGAAACCGTGCTGAAAGAGGTAAAACAGCAAGTTCATACGCTGATGGCAGACCGACCTCTCTTTATTGCATAA
- a CDS encoding regulatory protein RecX has translation MQKKSYTFDEIKLKLVNYCVYQDRCHMEVEQKMREFLLVPEAKEEILLYLMREDFLNEERFARSYVRGKFYHKHWGRKKIEMHLKAKGISNRLITMAMQEIDNEDYSTTLSRLFEKHYETVNAHSAFEKKQKTIKYLLNKGYEYSEVLIVVENFDL, from the coding sequence ATGCAGAAAAAATCTTATACATTTGATGAAATAAAGCTGAAACTCGTTAATTATTGCGTGTACCAAGACCGTTGCCATATGGAGGTGGAACAAAAGATGCGTGAGTTTTTGCTGGTGCCAGAGGCGAAGGAAGAGATTTTGCTCTACCTGATGAGGGAGGATTTTCTCAATGAAGAGCGTTTTGCACGGAGCTATGTGCGGGGCAAATTCTACCATAAGCATTGGGGCAGGAAGAAAATAGAAATGCATCTCAAAGCCAAAGGTATCTCTAACCGACTGATAACGATGGCGATGCAAGAGATTGATAATGAGGATTATAGCACAACTTTATCACGGTTGTTTGAGAAACATTATGAAACTGTGAATGCCCATTCTGCCTTTGAGAAAAAGCAAAAAACCATCAAATACCTCCTCAATAAAGGCTATGAATATAGTGAGGTTTTAATAGTTGTAGAGAATTTTGATTTATAA